Proteins encoded in a region of the Nicotiana tomentosiformis chromosome 9, ASM39032v3, whole genome shotgun sequence genome:
- the LOC138898516 gene encoding uncharacterized protein — MDPLKYIFQKPMPTGRLAKWQILLIEFDIVYVTRTTMKAQALVYHLAENPIDDDYKPLSTYFPYEEVNSIEEVVSDDIRISEYEACIMGLKMAIDLHVHELLVMGDSDFLIRQAQGEWETRDIKLIPYRQCVQDLSKRFKSMEFRFILVAIDYCTKWVEAVTFKAVTKKAVVDFVHSNIICRFGIPKTIITDNAANLNSHLMKEVCEQFKIVHRYSTPHRPKANGAVEAANKNIKKILKKMIQGSRQWHEKLPFALLGYHTTARTSVEIEDTEWVKTRLEQLMMIDEKQLATVCFGQLYQQRIAHAYNKKVHPRHFKVGRLVLKCILPHQVEAKGKFSRTGKDPTLSRKCYQKGLCTW; from the exons atggatcctttgaagtacatctttcaaaagccaatgcccactggaaggctcgcaaaatggcagaTTCTGCTCATAGAGtttgacatcgtctatgtcactcgcaccacaatgaaagcacaggctttggtatatcatttggcagagaatccaatAGATGATGATTACAAGCCACTAAGCACATACTTCCCatacgaagaggtcaactcaatagaggaagtagtttcGGATGACATCCGTATAT CGGAATACGAGGCTTGTATAATGGGTCTAAAAATGGCCATTGATCTgcatgtgcatgaactattggttatgggagattccgactttcttatccggcaagcccaaggtgaatgggagactcgagacatcaagcttattccatacagacaatgtgtacaagaccTGAGCAAGAGATTCAAATCCATGGAATTCAG ATTCATTCTGGTCGCCATTGATTACTGCACAAAGTGGGTGGAGGCAGTTACTTTCAaggcagtcaccaagaaagcagtggtagattttgttcattccaacatcatctgtcgctttggtatcccaaagaccattatcactgacaatgcagccaatctaaatagtcatctgatgaaggaggtatgcgagcaatttaaaattgtgCATCGCTATTCTACCCCCCACCGGCCTAAAGCTaatggagccgttgaagcagctaacaagaatatcaagaagatccTTAAGAAAATGATCCAAGGGTctaggcaatggcatgaaaagttgccttttgctcttttgggataccacacgactgctcgcacatctgtgg AGATTGAAGACACCGAGTGGGTCAAGACCAGATTAGAACAGCTAATGATGATTGATGAAAAACAGCTAGCAACAGTGTgttttggccagttataccagcaaagaatagCACACGCTTATAATAAGAAAGTGCACCCGAGGCACTTTAAGGTAGGCCGGCTCGTTTTAAAATGCatccttccgcaccaggtagaagctaaaggaaagttttcccgaactggcaaggaccctacattatcaagaaagtgttaccaaaaggggctttgcacttggtag